A region from the Stygiolobus caldivivus genome encodes:
- a CDS encoding nucleotidyltransferase family protein codes for MSVKKAVITAAGKGSRMKYITSVLPKALLPLFKGEDGKIVMRPIIDLIMESLNTVGVEKFCIVVGKHGKLLMDYLFEREVTFVFQKEPKGFGDAVLKAEDFVGSDPFFVHADDGVLTGGYRESTSLFNEIKPDAVLLLREVKNPKRYGVVAVQDKGDYMGHKLFKVVEAEEKPENPKSNIAISAVYIFTPKLFRSLKAVTVEGEKELELTYGIQGIINDGGEVYGILLKDEKWLNVGDPASYHEALMRTFTSST; via the coding sequence ATGTCGGTTAAAAAAGCTGTAATTACAGCGGCCGGAAAGGGCAGTAGGATGAAGTACATTACCTCAGTTCTGCCTAAAGCTTTACTTCCCCTTTTTAAAGGTGAAGATGGAAAAATAGTGATGAGACCGATAATCGACTTAATTATGGAGTCCCTAAATACCGTAGGCGTGGAAAAGTTTTGCATTGTAGTAGGTAAGCACGGTAAACTCTTGATGGACTATTTATTCGAAAGGGAAGTAACTTTTGTGTTTCAAAAGGAACCTAAAGGTTTTGGCGACGCTGTATTAAAAGCTGAAGATTTTGTAGGCTCTGACCCCTTTTTTGTACATGCTGACGATGGTGTTTTAACGGGTGGCTATAGAGAGTCTACGTCTCTCTTCAATGAGATAAAACCAGATGCAGTACTATTACTTAGGGAGGTAAAGAACCCGAAAAGGTACGGAGTTGTAGCTGTTCAGGATAAGGGTGACTATATGGGCCACAAGCTCTTCAAAGTAGTTGAGGCTGAAGAAAAGCCTGAAAACCCGAAGTCTAATATAGCCATATCTGCGGTATACATCTTCACACCAAAGTTATTTAGATCCTTGAAGGCTGTGACGGTTGAAGGGGAAAAAGAGCTAGAATTGACTTATGGAATTCAGGGAATTATAAATGATGGAGGAGAAGTCTACGGTATTTTGTTAAAGGACGAAAAATGGCTTAACGTAGGCGATCCAGCCAGTTATCATGAGGCTCTTATGAGGACATTTACTTCTTCCACTTAG
- the agl3 gene encoding UDP-sulfoquinovose synthase codes for MKVLVLGIDGYLGWPLALRLAKRGHEVIGIDNLSTRRFSQEVGADSAFPLPEPEERVKEAKKHLGVDITFYKGDVTDYPFLKEVVKRHKPDAIVHFAEQRSAPYSMIDMEHSVYTAINNEVGTLRVVQSILEVDPTIHLLKMGTMGEYGTPSFDIPESIYVDAIVNGKKDRIVVPRKGGSIYHITKIHDTNYLLYFNEIQGLTVTDIMQGPVYGTRTEEITEETLRTRFDFDEVWGTVVNRFCVEAVIGQPLTVYGKGGQTRGFLSLEDSMQALTLLLEHPPNQGEYRLANQFAEVYSVRQIAEIVKRAGDELGLSVQIGNYLNPRVEAEEHYYNPEIKVLPSLGFYPKKKLPEEVKTIIKDLLPYKERLERFRHAIPPKTKWKK; via the coding sequence ATGAAAGTTCTAGTATTAGGTATAGATGGATATTTAGGATGGCCGTTAGCTCTTAGGCTCGCTAAAAGAGGACATGAAGTCATAGGAATAGACAACTTGTCTACCAGAAGGTTTTCTCAAGAAGTAGGTGCAGATTCCGCTTTTCCGTTACCAGAACCTGAGGAGAGAGTTAAAGAAGCAAAGAAACATTTAGGAGTTGATATTACATTCTATAAGGGTGATGTTACAGACTATCCCTTCCTAAAAGAGGTAGTGAAAAGACACAAGCCGGATGCAATAGTACATTTTGCAGAGCAGAGATCAGCACCCTATTCGATGATAGATATGGAACACTCAGTATATACTGCTATAAATAATGAGGTAGGTACTTTAAGGGTCGTCCAATCAATACTTGAAGTAGACCCTACAATCCACCTACTAAAGATGGGCACTATGGGCGAATATGGTACACCTTCCTTTGATATACCGGAAAGTATTTACGTAGATGCTATAGTTAACGGAAAGAAGGATAGGATCGTTGTCCCGAGAAAAGGTGGATCCATTTACCATATAACCAAAATCCACGACACGAATTACCTCCTTTATTTCAACGAGATCCAAGGGCTAACAGTAACGGACATAATGCAAGGCCCAGTCTATGGGACTAGAACGGAAGAGATAACGGAAGAAACACTGAGGACTAGGTTTGACTTTGATGAGGTATGGGGAACTGTTGTTAACAGGTTTTGCGTAGAAGCCGTAATAGGACAGCCCCTTACAGTTTATGGAAAAGGAGGGCAGACCAGAGGGTTTTTGTCACTTGAAGACAGTATGCAGGCACTAACATTGCTTTTAGAACACCCACCTAATCAAGGGGAATATAGACTTGCCAACCAATTCGCAGAAGTCTATTCAGTTAGGCAAATCGCAGAAATAGTCAAGAGAGCTGGGGACGAACTAGGTCTAAGCGTTCAAATAGGAAATTACCTCAACCCGAGAGTAGAAGCCGAAGAACACTACTATAACCCGGAAATCAAAGTATTACCGTCTCTTGGGTTCTATCCCAAGAAAAAACTCCCGGAAGAAGTTAAGACTATTATAAAAGACTTGCTACCTTATAAAGAAAGACTTGAAAGATTTAGGCATGCGATACCGCCTAAAACTAAGTGGAAGAAGTAA
- a CDS encoding BadF/BadG/BcrA/BcrD ATPase family protein, whose translation MIIVGVDAGGTKTKAVAYNEEGNLIGEGNSGSGNYHNVGLSKAIAHIKEAIFSATQGKEPDVVAMGVAGLDSRYDWENFSPLALNLARKVIIKHDGVIALFSETLGQPGVVVIAGTGSVVEGYDGKDFYRLGGRGWLLSDDGSAYWVSRKALRRVLRMMDGLEEKTSLFNLVTSKIGIRDLDDLVLWAYTSSCQIDIVASVAEAVDRAAREGDRVAISILKEGAEVLASQAVTLAKKLGVDKVYLKGGMFKSPIYLSAFKGYLSLYGISGDIGNRSPEIGAVILAFKETGLNPSKILHR comes from the coding sequence ATGATCATAGTAGGAGTAGATGCAGGCGGGACTAAAACAAAGGCAGTAGCTTATAATGAGGAAGGAAACCTCATTGGAGAAGGCAATTCCGGTTCCGGGAACTACCATAATGTAGGGCTCTCGAAAGCTATAGCACACATAAAAGAGGCCATATTTAGTGCAACCCAAGGTAAAGAGCCAGACGTAGTGGCTATGGGTGTAGCAGGGTTAGACTCGAGATATGACTGGGAAAATTTCTCTCCTTTAGCTTTAAACTTGGCTAGAAAGGTGATTATAAAGCATGATGGTGTTATAGCACTATTTTCGGAGACATTAGGACAGCCCGGTGTCGTAGTAATAGCTGGAACCGGTAGTGTGGTAGAGGGATATGATGGGAAAGATTTTTATAGACTCGGAGGAAGAGGTTGGTTACTTTCAGATGATGGTTCTGCTTATTGGGTATCTAGGAAAGCGTTAAGGAGAGTTTTACGGATGATGGACGGACTAGAGGAGAAGACATCCTTATTTAACTTAGTCACCTCCAAGATCGGTATTAGAGACCTTGATGACCTGGTTCTTTGGGCATACACTAGTAGCTGTCAAATTGATATAGTAGCCTCAGTGGCTGAAGCTGTGGACAGAGCAGCCAGAGAAGGTGACCGTGTAGCCATATCTATCTTAAAAGAAGGTGCAGAAGTCCTAGCTTCTCAGGCTGTGACTTTAGCTAAGAAATTAGGAGTTGATAAAGTGTATTTGAAAGGAGGAATGTTTAAATCCCCAATTTATTTATCCGCTTTTAAAGGTTATCTTTCACTTTATGGGATATCTGGAGATATAGGAAATAGGTCTCCAGAAATAGGTGCCGTAATATTAGCCTTTAAAGAAACCGGGCTTAACCCAAGTAAGATATTACACAGGTAA
- a CDS encoding gamma-glutamyltransferase family protein has translation MKTALGKKVVSTQNYIASYVGAKILEQGGNAFDAAVGISAVLSVVMPHTSGLGGDGFLLAKTPEGIISYNASGWSPKKLNVEKIQSMREPSTVLVPGLVDLWDYLYRRYMSLDLRDVLRPAINLATNGFYVSKELSKAILRSNNMPKSWSEIYGNKKAGDILKLNELGEVLKIISKDPRDFYESKITYELVDGLNTQGVNVDVSDFSEFKGKVVKPLKSTYRELTLYELPPNSQGITTLESLKLAELQQTWNYKFDDPRRVNELIKIFTIAYEDRNNFVTDPRFYYPEEDLLSEDRLRKRLASYPNQDLQMNTRDTTFFVVADGENEVGFIQSLFFPFGSGITVKNIVFNNRGFGFTEGHNKPEPRKRPLHTLSILRAERGDNESLVIGCAGGDLRPQIHTQVLQYYVDYGLEIDDAVYYPRFVFLGDRVAHEKRMKLPYQELDYFTNEVGVVQALKKKGDMYIGVADPRSEGISLPV, from the coding sequence ATGAAAACAGCTCTCGGAAAAAAAGTAGTTTCAACCCAGAATTACATAGCGTCTTACGTTGGTGCAAAAATTTTAGAACAAGGGGGTAATGCCTTTGATGCAGCTGTTGGTATAAGTGCAGTGCTATCTGTGGTTATGCCCCATACCAGCGGGCTAGGTGGAGACGGTTTTCTTTTAGCAAAGACCCCAGAAGGAATTATATCATATAACGCATCTGGCTGGTCCCCTAAAAAATTAAACGTAGAAAAGATACAGTCTATGAGAGAACCTTCAACCGTTTTAGTCCCGGGTCTAGTTGACCTATGGGACTACTTGTATAGAAGATATATGTCTTTGGACTTGAGAGATGTGCTTAGGCCCGCTATTAATTTAGCTACTAATGGATTTTATGTCAGTAAAGAGTTATCTAAAGCTATTTTAAGGTCAAACAACATGCCTAAAAGCTGGTCTGAGATTTACGGCAATAAAAAAGCCGGTGACATCTTAAAGCTAAATGAACTTGGAGAGGTCTTAAAAATTATTTCAAAAGATCCGAGGGATTTTTACGAAAGCAAAATTACCTATGAGTTAGTAGACGGACTTAACACACAAGGTGTTAATGTTGATGTATCAGACTTCTCAGAATTTAAGGGAAAGGTCGTTAAGCCTTTAAAATCTACCTATAGAGAATTAACATTATATGAACTACCCCCTAACAGTCAGGGAATTACTACCTTAGAATCATTAAAACTAGCTGAACTACAGCAAACATGGAACTACAAATTTGACGATCCTAGACGTGTAAATGAGCTAATAAAGATCTTTACAATAGCATACGAAGATAGGAATAACTTCGTGACAGATCCAAGGTTTTATTACCCTGAAGAAGACCTCCTATCTGAAGACCGCCTAAGGAAAAGACTTGCTAGTTACCCCAACCAAGACCTGCAAATGAATACTAGAGACACGACTTTTTTCGTGGTAGCGGACGGTGAAAATGAGGTAGGGTTTATTCAGAGTTTATTCTTTCCTTTCGGTTCAGGGATCACTGTAAAAAATATCGTATTTAACAACAGAGGATTTGGGTTTACTGAGGGACATAATAAACCAGAGCCGAGAAAAAGGCCTCTCCATACTCTTTCAATACTAAGGGCTGAAAGAGGAGATAATGAGAGTTTAGTTATAGGATGTGCTGGGGGTGATTTGCGTCCTCAAATACATACGCAAGTACTGCAGTATTATGTAGACTATGGGTTAGAAATAGATGATGCTGTCTATTACCCCAGGTTTGTGTTCTTAGGGGACAGAGTCGCTCATGAAAAGCGGATGAAACTACCATACCAAGAACTAGATTATTTTACTAATGAAGTAGGAGTAGTACAAGCACTTAAGAAAAAAGGAGACATGTACATAGGTGTCGCAGACCCTAGAAGTGAAGGTATATCATTACCTGTGTAA
- a CDS encoding MazG nucleotide pyrophosphohydrolase domain-containing protein translates to MEVKYVQSKMRELYLEKDKQRGLFGTFTWLVEEVGELAEALLSGDKTAAEEELADVIAWSFSIANLVGIDVEEALRKKYNI, encoded by the coding sequence TTGGAAGTTAAATATGTCCAAAGTAAGATGAGAGAACTATATTTAGAAAAAGATAAACAGAGAGGGCTTTTTGGTACTTTTACTTGGTTGGTGGAAGAGGTAGGAGAACTTGCTGAGGCCTTATTAAGCGGGGACAAAACTGCAGCGGAGGAAGAGTTAGCTGACGTTATAGCTTGGAGTTTTTCTATAGCAAACCTTGTGGGAATAGACGTAGAAGAAGCTTTAAGGAAGAAATATAACATTTAA
- a CDS encoding tRNA(Met) cytidine acetyltransferase TmcA, which translates to MEREQFFQLLREGIEDGRERYYRNLVYIEDANNYVSLAKEVLTLYLTLNPEAQVAYAFHPWVKGSKDRMKELRTICKNFIDIDYSSSERYLGATFDVVILDLVDNFEPNYVGRLVDLARGGGLIILYTNSLAEGKVFRSSLIKAGKIRDIYERRFIRKLNEHEGIFTIINSVYNAKPFKGKLGERPRPVVPNNPIMPEPLHNLCMSPDQNRVLDSFINLRGANRRVLVITASRGRGKSAITGLGLAGYLYKLSTRERGKKLKIVITAPSISSTSQTMEFLKRGLEVLGIRHKEKRSNLGFINSIEGDFFKVFFEAPEAVLETEGDMLVIDEAAAVGIGIIDSALKIWRKVVLVTTVHGYEGSGKAFLRYLNRVLKLRKASVYWQEMRRPLRYSEGDPIERWLYDTLLLDAEPEEPDKEKLSVLEFETLNQDELFQEDTKLRQVYSILVTAHYRNNPNDLMIMADGVHHKLFSLSTVDGAPIGVVQVAEEGGLPEDMIDSALKGVTFDGDLIPDRLIKHSRLKEFGRMKGWRVVRIAIMQELQDKGFGSEILKMVIESGKSQGLDWIGSAFMGDVRVINFWVKNGFRIVHVSPKRNEKLGDFPVVVIYPLSEIAKEAVEVASYILKDKVLNTIHDVYFSMDPEVARIIIYGTRAHKEIKINKIYLDKAVAFVQGVSPYESSADGIHMLTLKYFWDSKRDWSLTPEEETLLIAKVLQGRPWRFTSASLRSNRTQVNEMLYEIVAQLLIKYYGITADVKTGVELKDIISDDIHNTEQ; encoded by the coding sequence GTGGAAAGAGAACAGTTCTTTCAGCTTCTTAGGGAAGGAATAGAGGACGGTAGGGAGAGATATTATAGAAATTTAGTCTATATTGAAGACGCGAATAATTATGTTAGTCTGGCAAAAGAAGTACTAACACTTTATCTTACACTCAATCCTGAAGCACAAGTCGCATATGCGTTTCACCCATGGGTAAAGGGTTCCAAAGACAGGATGAAGGAATTAAGAACGATATGTAAGAACTTTATAGACATTGATTACTCCTCTTCAGAAAGGTATTTAGGAGCTACATTTGATGTCGTAATCCTTGACCTAGTAGATAACTTCGAGCCCAACTACGTAGGCAGACTTGTTGACTTAGCTAGAGGAGGAGGTCTTATAATACTTTATACTAACTCGTTGGCAGAAGGAAAGGTCTTCAGGAGTTCATTAATAAAGGCTGGAAAAATAAGGGATATATATGAAAGGAGGTTTATAAGGAAGTTAAACGAACACGAAGGGATATTCACTATTATTAACTCAGTCTATAATGCTAAACCATTTAAAGGTAAACTGGGCGAAAGGCCAAGGCCTGTAGTACCTAATAATCCAATCATGCCTGAACCCCTTCATAATCTTTGTATGAGCCCTGACCAGAACCGTGTCCTTGACTCATTCATTAATTTGAGGGGAGCAAATCGTCGCGTTTTAGTGATTACGGCTTCTAGGGGAAGGGGTAAGAGTGCAATAACTGGTTTAGGACTTGCCGGGTACTTATATAAGCTATCCACAAGAGAGAGAGGAAAAAAGCTTAAAATAGTAATTACTGCCCCTTCAATTTCTAGTACTTCTCAGACAATGGAGTTCTTAAAAAGAGGTCTGGAAGTACTCGGAATTAGACATAAGGAGAAGAGGTCTAACTTAGGCTTCATAAATTCGATAGAAGGGGACTTTTTTAAGGTATTTTTTGAAGCTCCAGAAGCAGTTTTAGAAACTGAAGGTGATATGCTTGTTATCGACGAGGCTGCAGCCGTCGGCATAGGGATAATAGACTCAGCGTTAAAGATCTGGAGAAAAGTAGTTTTGGTGACTACTGTTCACGGTTATGAAGGGTCTGGTAAAGCTTTTCTAAGGTATTTAAATAGGGTATTGAAACTCAGGAAAGCTTCAGTGTATTGGCAAGAAATGCGTAGGCCATTAAGGTATAGTGAGGGTGACCCAATAGAGAGGTGGCTTTATGATACTCTTTTACTTGACGCAGAACCTGAAGAGCCTGACAAAGAGAAGTTATCTGTACTGGAGTTCGAGACATTGAACCAAGACGAACTATTTCAAGAAGATACTAAACTGAGGCAAGTATATAGCATTTTGGTTACCGCACATTACCGTAATAATCCCAATGACCTAATGATAATGGCAGACGGAGTTCACCATAAGTTATTTTCTCTCTCCACTGTAGACGGAGCCCCTATAGGCGTAGTCCAAGTGGCTGAAGAGGGCGGGTTACCTGAAGATATGATAGATTCCGCTTTAAAAGGAGTGACATTTGACGGAGATCTTATTCCAGACCGCTTGATTAAGCACTCAAGGCTCAAAGAGTTTGGGAGGATGAAGGGATGGAGGGTAGTCAGGATCGCAATTATGCAGGAACTCCAAGATAAGGGATTTGGTAGCGAGATATTAAAAATGGTTATCGAAAGCGGAAAATCTCAAGGGCTAGATTGGATAGGCTCAGCTTTTATGGGTGACGTGAGGGTCATTAACTTCTGGGTTAAAAACGGGTTTAGGATAGTCCATGTATCTCCTAAGAGAAACGAAAAACTAGGAGATTTCCCTGTCGTAGTAATCTATCCCCTTAGCGAAATAGCGAAAGAAGCTGTAGAGGTTGCATCTTACATTTTGAAAGATAAGGTCCTTAATACAATTCATGATGTGTATTTTAGCATGGACCCAGAAGTAGCTAGAATAATAATATATGGGACGAGGGCACATAAAGAAATAAAAATTAACAAGATTTATTTAGATAAAGCAGTAGCTTTTGTACAAGGGGTTAGCCCGTATGAATCTTCAGCGGACGGAATACATATGTTAACCCTAAAGTATTTTTGGGACTCTAAGAGGGACTGGAGCTTAACCCCTGAAGAGGAGACATTATTAATAGCAAAGGTCTTACAAGGAAGACCGTGGAGGTTTACATCTGCATCTTTAAGGTCTAACCGGACCCAAGTAAATGAAATGTTGTACGAGATAGTTGCGCAGTTACTCATTAAATATTATGGTATAACCGCTGACGTTAAAACTGGGGTAGAGTTAAAGGATATTATAAGTGATGATATTCACAACACGGAACAGTGA
- a CDS encoding cytochrome C oxidase assembly protein — MIPSFPYAVLAYLDSGLAATTIVLGGIVEGYGYGLSLGTNWPYTRNMMDVAFKGDPEAIHRISATLVGLISLTLLITDFNMITLVGFISIIFTALLGMATLYVLAGKLPSIFQGFHDIAAYTTFVSYLLLATGFPASSFISFLENAIIPPHFLYFVIFMGGVVTGTRRMRLSIGDVRRPKNKLQWAWAIHGIAAIIFFIALIYLNMWISLGFGLAEAAIGILTYRAINKNPEKPGILIGLHQLLSLAVVVSLLFA; from the coding sequence ATGATACCAAGTTTCCCCTATGCAGTGTTAGCATATCTGGACTCTGGGTTAGCTGCTACGACTATAGTCCTAGGAGGAATAGTAGAAGGATATGGTTATGGTTTATCTCTTGGTACAAACTGGCCCTATACCAGAAATATGATGGATGTGGCGTTTAAAGGCGATCCTGAAGCTATTCATAGGATATCTGCAACCTTAGTAGGCTTAATATCATTAACGCTTTTGATTACAGATTTTAATATGATTACATTAGTAGGCTTCATAAGTATAATCTTTACGGCCTTATTAGGCATGGCTACTCTATACGTATTAGCTGGAAAACTCCCGTCTATATTCCAAGGGTTTCACGACATAGCTGCCTATACTACGTTTGTAAGTTACCTTCTCTTGGCTACAGGTTTTCCAGCATCTAGCTTCATAAGTTTCTTGGAGAACGCTATAATACCACCCCATTTCCTCTACTTTGTCATATTTATGGGTGGTGTAGTCACTGGGACAAGAAGAATGAGATTAAGTATTGGTGATGTTAGGAGGCCTAAAAATAAATTACAGTGGGCATGGGCGATACACGGGATAGCGGCTATAATATTCTTTATAGCACTTATATACCTTAACATGTGGATTAGCTTAGGATTCGGGTTAGCTGAGGCAGCTATTGGTATACTGACATATAGAGCGATCAACAAAAACCCTGAGAAACCTGGCATATTGATAGGGCTTCATCAGCTTTTGTCATTAGCTGTAGTAGTATCATTACTATTTGCGTAA
- a CDS encoding CBS domain-containing protein has translation MSEEVVKEYMKSSVITVNKDTILYEVAKTMTEKNIGSVIVVENGKPVGIITERDVVRAIGKGKKLDTKAEEFMTASLITIKEDSPITGALALMRQFNIRHLPVVNDKGELTGIISIRDIARAVDDMFENLE, from the coding sequence ATGTCAGAGGAAGTCGTAAAAGAATATATGAAAAGCTCGGTCATAACAGTAAACAAGGACACTATTTTGTATGAAGTCGCCAAGACTATGACGGAAAAAAACATAGGTTCAGTGATTGTGGTAGAAAACGGAAAACCGGTAGGGATAATAACAGAACGAGATGTAGTTAGAGCTATAGGGAAAGGTAAGAAACTTGATACAAAAGCGGAAGAATTTATGACAGCGTCCCTTATAACTATCAAGGAGGATTCCCCTATTACTGGAGCATTAGCGTTAATGAGACAATTTAATATTAGGCACTTACCAGTAGTTAATGATAAGGGAGAACTTACTGGCATAATTTCAATTAGAGATATAGCTAGGGCTGTAGACGATATGTTTGAAAACCTAGAATAA